The genomic stretch CGCCATGCAGGGCGAGTGCGGTGAGAAAAGCGGTCACCGGAAGCCATCACGGTATCAACGCAGCTGATGTAAGAATTCGTTACTTCACCGACACGATAGCAACGAAGCAAACAATCACAATAAACAAGAAAGCAGCAATGAGTGGTGCATTATACAGAATGTGTGTATTGGAACTATGTACGCTATTGACATTGGATTCCCTCTGAAGCAATCGCTGAAAGCATGCCACTGTAGCTGGTTAGCAACCACTCCAGTAAAGTGTGTGACGAAGAAGTAGTAGAGGTTGTCGGGATCAGTTCTCCAAGGTGATTGTATCTTCAATGTAATTAAGAAAGAACACAGCGAAATCATTTTGTTCATCATACGAGGGGTAAGATTGGGGGCAAGTATGTAAGACGATGCACTTACCAAAGATATGTATCAAGAACGTTTCAAGTTGGGAATGATGCCTGTGGTCGACATGTCAGCGCATTGTCCGCAAGAGACAGTGACAATCGTGTCGGATGAAATAGAACAAGTCCATCAAGAATCAGCCTATGTCAGGTTAGCCAACGCTTGCAGATGAAGTGTTTGGTGTCCTAACATACCTCATTAAATCAGATTTTGTGGTAGTGATCAGTACGACGGACGCTCGTTACAACGCCGCCGCTCACACAGTGTGAATATCAAATGTATCATCATTGCAATGATGGACCGTCTGGTGGAAAGAAGAGATATCGTACCTATGGAGCCTGTCAGATCGAAGGTCCACAAGAGCTTGGCGATGATGTATGTGTAGGGTGTGAGGGCAATCAGTGATGCTTTTATCAACAAGTATAGCCTCTTCTGAACACCCACAGGTTTGTACGCCTGCTTTTGATGGATGCCAGCTGAGGTATACGGTCTGTCCGCCCGACGCATCGAGGTCTCATCAGGAAGCCTGGGGTATTCGCGGGGCGCAAGGGTTTCGAGTAGAGGAAATTTACCTGCAGGATCCAAAATTAGCATTTGGTCGCATAAATGTTATTCAAATATGCGATAGTGTGGAAGCAGTGTCAGACAAGGCTGAAACTAAAAGCAAGGGTGTCGACATTGTGTATTCAGGTCGAGGAATGCCTTTCCATGTCGTGTTTATCATCACGCTGCGGAGTGGGGGGAAGGGAAATTGGAGATGCCGTACCTTGAGAAAGTATTGAGAGCAGCCTGGGTAGATGCCTGTCGAAGCTGTTGTAGCACTAGAGCGATGTCAACGAATTGATCCAGAGTGCGCCATGATAATGCTGATAAGCTTGAATGCATCATTGTAATTCTAGAGTTGTGTAGTCCTTCACGATGCTGTAGGAATTGGATTGTTCGTATTGTAATAATCTTCTGCAGGAATCGAGGGAGCTGAAGCAACTTACCGGGTATCCAATGCAAGCGCGATCGCTACATTAGTATTCATCAAAGACCTGAGGCCCGACTGCGCGCAGAATAAACGCGGTGAGATGTTGGTGGTGAAGATAATGTACAGGGCGGTTTTGAGCTCCAGAATTTTTAGCTCTAGGCCGGCGCCGAGCCTCCGTAGCGCGGATTATATAATGGCCCCACTATCCCAGCCTTGCAACGTTCGCAACTCTAACATCCGGAGCGACCTTGAAAATCAAACTGAACTTCAGCTTCTTCAACTGGGGATTTGAGTCTGAGATCCGGAGAAACTGACTCCCAGACAATTTAAAAACATCTCAAGGTAAAAAATATGCAGACATCGATGGAATATTATTAGAAAATCATGATCTTAGATTGGCATCCAAAGCGAGAGTGCATGTCGGGTGCAATCTGCCCTTCAGCTCATCACGTCTAATTGAAAAAATCGTCTGTTAATCTTCGCATGACTTGACTGTCGCTCTCTAACACTACTACCTGGGCGATATAAAATATTTGACATTCTAGTATGCCGGAATCATTGTAGGCGCCAGATATACCTATTAGGAATTGAACAAAGGGATGTATCCACGCTGTCGCTATCAAGTGTTTCATATCACCCATGTGCTACTGTTTTTCCTCTATTTCTATCAATACGCATATCCTATAGTCGTCGCAAGGTGCTACTCCTTCCTTCTTGAGTACATCTTTTCTCATAGCCACTTCTACATAAACCAAGTCATCCATCGATACCGGTTTCCTAAATATCCAGTATATCACCACTATTGACTAGCTCACTTCGAGTATTTAGTGAAAGGCCTTGAATCTCACTAATGTCTCTTCTTCTAGTTCACTGATGAACCAGTCTTGATATCTGATTGTATATACTTGCTTGAATTACCGATATGAGTTGTGATAGCAGCAAGGTTATGCGCGCAACACAATACCACTGGAATCCTTGCCTGGGTAGTATGAAGCACATGTTGCTGTAAACATATACGATTTGGAATATCCTATGATCTACGATACCCAATAGGCCCAGCACTCAAGACTCGTCTGATCCAACCATTGTTTACTGTCTAACTAGTCTACTACATAGATGGGGCGTACCATAAGGTTGTTATGTGATGATTTTGATGTTCTTGGGTATGAAGTTTAATTAGTTTGAGATGAACTATGTCACACAATATTCTATTTCGGTACTGTTGGCCAGAGGGCGGAATCACACCcaaacggcttcaaatggtTACAGCGATGCCCCAACCTCGCAGTCGCAAGACTAACTGCACCTTGAATGACGGAAGGTCTGAGTTGAAATAGAGAAGGGTGTAGCAAGATCCGGAGAGCGTAGTCCACGTTCCGCTTTTATACTCAATCCACGAACATCGTGTTCTTCTTCAGATCATACATATACTATTTCTGACAGATAACCTCTCTCGATCCTTGGCTCTCTCTCTTTAGAAACAGTTGTAATAGCTTTACTGAAAAAGATACACCGCCATATGTGTGAAAGTAGTCTTCGCATTACCGATGTATTTATTTGCACTTCCAGATTGCCTGCTGTTTGATGTATTTGGAGTGAAAAATACTCACGTATTCACGACCGAAACAATTGAACGACGGGGGCGTGAGCTTCAAACACGATAGTGAATCTCCTGTATCTGTCTGATGTCGTACAGAAGCGATGGTTCTAGGTAGATCATCCTATGCTCGTCAACTGTAACATGGTACAAATCTCCATGTGCTCACAATGGAACTTGGCAGATTACTGGGAACGGCGAAAAAGAGACACGTCCTCGTCTAGCAAGGTAATTAAGCCATCAACACTCAACACAGCTCTAAAATTTACTGTATATAGAATGTCGATGTTTGAGAAGATAAAGGAAAGCAACATAGTTTCAGCATTTTTTAGAAGAATAACCAATTGCCGTATCTGCCTTGTGCATGGTTGCTTCGTCTGGCAATACGGAGTGGTTCTATTGCAGATAGATTCAGTAGACGTGTCTTAGTAGTGGCGCATTATGTGTGCTTAGGCATTACCACACATGTCTTCTCTGGTAGGATATGAACACCTGCCAAAAGAAGAGGGTGATGGCATTGATACCTTGATGCATGATAGCGCGTATCAATTACTTACCTCCATACACCCTTTAATTTTACACTGAGCGAGAAGAGACTCATTGTTGCGATACGCGTGTAAAAATGTAGAGGAAGAAGACAATCACATTATGAACATGAAATAGAAAGCGAGTACATCAATATGAGAGAGGAAGACTACGCTATAGTAACGGGTTCACTTGCGAGTCAAGTGACCGCCTAATCGCGTACACATACCACCGCACCTAAAACCTTTCCACGTCTCACATTCCTACGGAAGGATTATGTTTTCAGAAGCAAAAAATAAAACAAAAAAAGATGGGATCCACATACAAACCGTCACTCACAACTTAAAGATCGACAAACACCAACATCCACCTCTCGGCGCAACTATCACCAACCCAGCCGAATCTGGCACCCACAATCCGGCCTACAGCGCCCATCCCAATCTCCCTAATCATACCCCACCATCAGTCCCATGCCCGCCCGTCCGTCCGCCTCACAAGTACCGTAAGTAAAACGAGGAAAAGCGCATCCTACCTCCAAACAGAAAACGTGCCTCTCCCCTCCCAGCTTAGGTAACCAATTCCAAGCGCACATCCCCATCTTATTTCCCGCCAACCCAACCCACTCCAACCCCAACAAAATACTATCGCTGTAACGATCGATGCCTACCACGCAACGATCGGACGATAATCGTATTTCCACTCCAACAAGGCCGTCGTCCACATAGGTACGTACTAACACCTGTCGCTAATGCAGGTAAGCGGCACAATGGGTAGTGGTGGTGTTTCGGGATACGGCATGGGGCGCTCGTATTTGATATACCGAGGAGGCGGCACGGATTTTTTTTCTGCAAGGGTTTTGCGCGACCGGTGCATGGGTACGGTAGGGAAGGACACGGGAAGTTATGATTTTCTTTTGGGTTGCGTTTATGCAGGAACGCGAAACGCGGGTGTCGTATGCTGCGATTACCTGGGTACAGGAGAGAGATGGGACTGTAGATGTCGGGTTGTCATGTGATGGACGTGTTTACGGTCGCAGGTTCGCATGGTGTATTCTAAGCTGGGAGACGCTGACCATCGAGTGCAAGGCTACGGTCAGTGGCAGTCAGCATCACACCCAAGCATTGCAGTACACGACGAGGACCAGGACAGTGATCCAGATAGTACAAGGAAGACATGATATTCTCTTTTTCAAACTACCCCTCAACCAGGCCTCTCATATCCCCCCAGTCCTCGCGACAATCGTGGAATAAAACACCCAATTTGGCAAAGAGAATAAAGACATGAAAAAGATATCTACACGAGATAATCATTGCTCCAAAGTAAAAGACACTCGCTCCCCGCTGTTGCACATCCAAAAAAAAGGGGTTGTGCAAATGCATACTGCTTGCTCATCAAATAGACAAGACGAACGACCCTCGAGCCGTCGACTGCCGCAAGTAAAATACATTATTGAAGGTAAACCAAGTAGAGGGGAAAAGGGGGGTATGGGGCATAGGAACatgaagaacaagaaggcAAAGGGAAAGTATGTAACAAGGGACTTCTCAATGTCCGAAGCGACATGGCTCGTCCAACGGTGTATGTGTGCCAGAGATGCGAGCATTGCAAATCGTTGAAAGCATAAAGACATGTCGAAGAAAATGCTGTCGAAAACGTCCAGGCAAGTATGACGAACAGGTGTATCGGGGTATGTAGCGCGGTATTGTAATGATTCCTTCCCAGTGCGCCGGTGTAAGCAGGTGGAATAAAAGCAGATACATAAAGGTCAAAGGTATGGTGTGGGTGAGCACAGAAACTTAGAAGCAGTTCAGAGTTCccttcttcttgctcttctttTGCGCATTGTTGAGGGCGGCCATGCGGGCTTCCAGATGGGCTCGCTCAGCCTCGACGCGGAGACGTGCGTTTCGCTCTTCCTCGACGGCTTGGAGAGAGTGACGGGCTTGACTGCGCTCTTTGCGCATCACGTTCAGTTCCTCTTCCAAACTAGCGCACTTCTTTCTGAACTGATCCAGATCAGTCTTGGTCTTGGTGCTTGATGCTTCCAAATCGGTCAAAGCATCCTCAAGAGTAGCTGTAAGTTGCTTCTCGGCAAAGAGGTGCTTCTCGATGGTGCGGATGCGAGCCTCCTGGTCCTCAACCAACTGAGCATGTGCAATGTCCTTGCTTTGGTGGCGCGAGGTAGGTGGGGAAGGCGCAGCAGCTTGAGGTGGTGGGCTGCCAGGAGGGAGTGGAGGAAGGGGAATCGCGGGCGGTGGCGAAGGCAACGACGTGTGTGCTGTGCTCTTGCGCGCGGTGGAGTTGTTTGAGTTGGATCGTTGAAGATCATCACGAGGGTCCAGGGAGCCACGGGCTGAGTTTCGCTTTGCGTCCACGAGTTGTGACTAGTCATGTTAGCGGTGTTTATACAGATAGATCATGTATGAGCTTACCTCTAGGAGCGCAATCTTGATACGCGATTCTTGCACTTCCTTCTCAAGTTCATCGCCATGGGTCATGGCATCTTGAAGCTCGCGACTACGCTCAGTTTGTAGAGCGGACAGTCGGTTGTTGGCAGCTTCATGCTGGTCCCAGTTCTGGTTGAGCtggtcttccagctcttGGACGAGGCGGGCGCTCTTGTTCTCCTTCTCACTGACCCtctcgagctccttcaaGGTTTCGGCGTTGATGACCTCAAACTCCTTCAGATTACCCTTGAGTGTGCTGATGGTTTTGGTAGCCTCCGTAAGCTCCTTCCTCGCTGATTCAAGATCACTGACAGCCTCATCAAGTCGAGTGGCAATGGACTTGCGTTCTGCGACCAGTGATTCAATGTGAGATACAATGGTGCTGACATCGGTCTCTTCGCCCAAGGCCGCTGAAACACCCTCAAGTAGCATTGTCATCTCGCTCTTGGCCTTGACGAGATCAGCTTCTAGCGAAGTTGCGCTCTCTTGATGAGTAGAAAGCTCCAGTCTGAGCTTCTCGAGCTCAGCTGCATGCGATTCCTGAATAGAGTTCATGCCTTGTTCATGATACTCAATGGCTGACTTGTGCTCCTCAATTTGTCTCTCCAAGTTTGCAACGAGAGAACGATGAGTATCTAGTTCCTTCTCGGTGAGAGCACGGGCTTCGGAGTCTTCTTCAATCTGTTGAATGAtgcttgcatgtgactcCTCAAGCTCAGCAAGGCGTGCAGCGTTATTGATAGCCGTTGACTTATGCTCGTCGACCTCAGCTTGTAGTGCGGCGATGAGCTCAGCGTGCTTGGACCTCTCCTGCTGTAGAGCAATCTCAGCCTCTGCGCCTCGGGTCTGCTCAATCTCCGACAAGCGTAGAGCGTGGTCGACTTCAAGGCGTTGCTTCGCAGACTCCAGCTCACGGACAGTTTCGAGATGGCGCTGCTCGGAAACTCTGGTAACCTCAATAGCCTCGAGATGCTTGGATTGCCAATGTGCAGCCTCTTCGGTGAGGCTAGTGAGCTCGCTATGACGAGTAGTAGCGTCCTCAGATACGCCGACTCCGTTGAGCGATGATGGCGCGTCAGGGATCTGTCGTGGTGATAATACCTCCTCTGATGAGTCGATGGGCCTGACGGAAGCTTTGAGCGATTCAATCTGCTCCTGGAGGTGATGCTCACGCTGAGTATGTGACTCCTTCAACTCTTTGATATGCTCCTCGTTCTGCCTCATCTGCTCCTGCATAGAAGCAACAATTGAGATGTCAAGAGGCGAACTAGCTTTCAAGCTGGAACGTTCCTTGGTCAGACCGCTGATCAAGGTCATCTTGCCTTCCATCTCCTTGCGCACGGTTTGCACCTCCATCTCCAAGTCCTGAACTCGTTCAGACCGGATATGCAACTCAGACATGATTGTGTTCAGATTGAGCTCGAAAGACTGTAGAGCATCAGAGTCCTCCTCGAATGTATCCAGACCAAGGTTGCGGAGCGAGGCAAAAGCGCGGTTAGAGCGGTCATTGGCAAGGACTGCCTGGCTGGACTTGCGGCGGATCATGTGGAGTGATGGCGAAGAAGGCCTGTTCATCTGAGCTTTCGTAACCTCCGACTTAAGCTCCTCAACGTAGTCGAGGGTGTCCTGATGTTCTTCTTGCAGCTCAGCATAGACCTGTTCCAGCTTGCCCACGCGTTCTTCCTTCTCGTTGTATAAAAGCTTCAAAGCCTTGAGCTCTTGGACCAACACAGCCTCCGGAACATGCTGTTCTTGGTGCATAGAGGTGGCTGATGGGCACCGCTCCGGGCTCTGTTCAGCGCCAACTTCTGTGTCGTCATCTACTATACTGGTATTGCCGACCTCAGCCATAGACAACTCTGCAGACAATGTCATCGATGATGACATCTTTCCGTCTTCTGCCGTTGGTCCATTGCCTGCAGCGTTTGCTAGGAAGGACACCGGTCGTGAAGATGGCACAGATGCCGGCCCGCGAAGACGAGCTTCGTCGACGGAGTCTTGGAGAGCAGCCAGAGTCCGGAGAGCTTCTTGGTACTTGCTAGCAAGCTTCTCGTAATCCTGAAGAGTTCCTTCGTGTTCTACACGTAGATCAAGCAGCTCTTGTGTAACAGTGTCGAGCTTGTCGTGAACAAAGCGAGATTGTGCGGGACTGGAAGGTTCGTCGACAGCCTTGACAGCCAAGTTGTCCTCTGGGCCATGAGCAGCAGCTGTGCTGGCGGTGTGTGGACGCTCGCTGTCGGCCTCCTCGGGAATGGCGTCGACTGGTGTGCCGAACTGATGCATGCTTTCGCCCGTGGCTCGCTTCTCCAGTTTAGGACGCTTGTCGAGAAAGGGATCGCTGGGTGCCCGCGCATGACCGTTGAGGTATTCATCGGATTTCCCGTCACCCTTGTCGAGTTCGTAAAGCAAATTGTCTAATTTGGCGATGCTACGTTGCCTTTCAACGACATGCTTGAGTCGCTCAATCTCGCGACTCATGATCTCAGTCTCCTGCTCGTTCTCGGCTAGGCGCTCTTCCAAGGTGGAAATGTACTCCTCGCTGCTCGTCTCGTTCTCACGAGCTTTTTGTAGCTTCTCCCGCAGCTCAGAGATGACGGTGTCATTCTTCTCAATGCCATTAGCCGAATTGTCGATCTGGCGTTCGAGTGACTGGACGTATTCTTCATTGTTTGCGTCCCGCTCCATTGCTTTCTGAATGCGTGCTTGCAGGTGGTGGTTCTGGCTTTCGAGAATTGCGATACGCGTCTCTTTCTCCAGGAGATCGCTCTCATGCGTTGATAGGGTTGAGCGGGTATTAGAGAGGGACGACTCTAGCGTTTGGATCGTCTTCTCGTATTCCAGCACTACAGACTCGACAGCTTCGGCGAACGAATTGGAACGCTTCAATCGCTCAAGCGCAGAATCGCCAATGGCATCCTTGAGCATGGGCGTCTCCGTCTCGTTGTTGTCGCGTGCCTTTGTGATCTCGGAGATAAGCTTAGCGTGACGGGCGCTAAGAGCATTGTAGTTTTCCTGAACATCGAGCAATTGGTTCTGAAGCTCGGCTTCGCGCTCGTCCTGCCGCTCGCCCCGATCTTGAGAACTGCCCTTCTTGCGATCCGTACGCTCGGATAACCGTATCTGGTCCCGGAGAAACTGGACTTCGGCCCGCAACCGGTCGATGGCGGCCTGTTTATCGCTGTCGTCATGGACCTGTTGAATCTGTGGCTTGACCTGGATAGCGCGTGCTCGCTGTGCATATTGCACTGTATTCAAGGTTTCGCTAAGATGAAACTCTGCAGGATTAACGCAAGCAATCATGTAGGTGATGGCGTTGCCGCCAAGCGAGTCTTGCAGAAGACGCGTGAGCCGAGAATCGCGGTATGAGACATAGCCGCCGTGCGAGCGTGCTGACAGCTGCGAAATGACTTTACCCAAACTTGCAAGTCCGGCATTGATTGAAATTCCTTCTCTGGCACGCTCGCCCTGGGCCCCGGTGTTCTTCAACCGCTCACTTCCTGCTAGATCCACGAAATGGAGCTTGCTGTCGACCGTGACCCAGCTTTCGCTTGATCCTGACATCATTTCGATGGGGACCGAGCGGCGCTTCTCACGTGTAGTGGTAAGGGGGGCTGGGGATGACTTCTTTTGAACTAAGTTCAGACTAAAGACGGCGTGAGAGCGGGACGATTTGGCGTTAACAGCGGTTGCATCAGTCTGTCGGATTGCGGAGCCGAAGTTGAGAGCGCCAAGCATGTCGTCGACAGAGTTGATGGGTATCTGAGTCAGTCCAGTGAGGAGAATGCGGCCATCACGATCTTCGCGAATGTTCACTTGTGGTCGCTCGACAGCGGCAATGTGTTCAGGGAGCAGAAGGTCGCGAAGTTGCTCGTTGTAGATCTACCTTGGTTAGCACATGGCGTAGCTATAGAGTGCATATATCTTACCTCGACGTAAGTCGCCTTGAGCTGCCAATTCCTGTTCGCCGGCGATGAGGACTTGGCCGAGGCATTGTGCATTCCCGACAATCGGCTTGGAGCACGAATGCCTGATGATGGGGTGCGGCTGTGGCAGCCCTCGAGTTTCTCAAAAAGTAACGCCGCAGCACGGGGGATGATGCCTGGTCCTGGAGTCAGCACGTACTCTTGACAGGCCTGTTTTCTTCTTCAACTTACCCATGACATCGGCATCCGCTTGGTCCCGGGGACCGGTGGTGCCCATTGTGTATGACTTTCCAGCGCCCGACTGGCCGTAGGCGAGAATAGAGACATTGTAGCCCTGTACAAACGAGTTGACGCTGTCCGAGACATATTCGAAGACGCCTTCCTGCTCAATGTCCTCGCCAAAGACTCGGTCGAAGACGAAGACCTTCTTGCCGCCAGGTGCGTCTACAGTGAGGCTCGAGGGTGAAGTAACGTGACAGAGGGCATTGCGAAAGCGCTGGGGGATGAGCTCGTAGCCAGGTTCGCCGTGTTGGAGTGGAGGCCGTACGCGCACAGCTGAAGTAGTCTTGTTAGAACGGGGTCATGTACAGGGGAGGCACGTAGGAGACGTAGGGCACCTACCAACTTTGACTGCGGTTCTACTGTCGTCGTCTGAGGCTCTGCTTCCACTGGGCTTGCTGCTCATGCTCATGCGACTGGAACTGCGGTTTGGCCGGATCATTGCGCTCATGGGACGTGGGACTCCATTTGCGGGCGAGCCTGGTGGTGAGGTGGCCATGGGGTGCGCCTACGGCAGCGCCGTTATATCGCGTGGGTTGGTGCGCCGCCCGGTGGTGTGGGATAGGAGATTTTATGTGCTTTTGGATGGGGTTGCACAGGTAGCGGGTGCAAAAGTGGTTGCAAAGGCCCCGGTCGGCATTCGCGTGGTGCTGCGGCAGCAAGTGATGTGTTTAGGGTAGAGGCAAGGCAGAGACAGGGCCTTGAAGCACAAGTCGAGAGACTGGGCGATAATAATGGAAATTATTCTGCTTGTGAAGGCAGCGGGAAAGTAACTAGCCGGATTTCCAGCGGATT from Pyrenophora tritici-repentis strain M4 chromosome 1, whole genome shotgun sequence encodes the following:
- a CDS encoding KIP1, Kinesin protein, translating into MATSPPGSPANGVPRPMSAMIRPNRSSSRMSMSSKPSGSRASDDDSRTAVKVAVRVRPPLQHGEPGYELIPQRFRNALCHVTSPSSLTVDAPGGKKVFVFDRVFGEDIEQEGVFEYVSDSVNSFVQGYNVSILAYGQSGAGKSYTMGTTGPRDQADADVMGIIPRAAALLFEKLEGCHSRTPSSGIRAPSRLSGMHNASAKSSSPANRNWQLKATYVEIYNEQLRDLLLPEHIAAVERPQVNIREDRDGRILLTGLTQIPINSVDDMLGALNFGSAIRQTDATAVNAKSSRSHAVFSLNLVQKKSSPAPLTTTREKRRSVPIEMMSGSSESWVTVDSKLHFVDLAGSERLKNTGAQGERAREGISINAGLASLGKVISQLSARSHGGYVSYRDSRLTRLLQDSLGGNAITYMIACVNPAEFHLSETLNTVQYAQRARAIQVKPQIQQVHDDSDKQAAIDRLRAEVQFLRDQIRLSERTDRKKGSSQDRGERQDEREAELQNQLLDVQENYNALSARHAKLISEITKARDNNETETPMLKDAIGDSALERLKRSNSFAEAVESVVLEYEKTIQTLESSLSNTRSTLSTHESDLLEKETRIAILESQNHHLQARIQKAMERDANNEEYVQSLERQIDNSANGIEKNDTVISELREKLQKARENETSSEEYISTLEERLAENEQETEIMSREIERLKHVVERQRSIAKLDNLLYELDKGDGKSDEYLNGHARAPSDPFLDKRPKLEKRATGESMHQFGTPVDAIPEEADSERPHTASTAAAHGPEDNLAVKAVDEPSSPAQSRFVHDKLDTVTQELLDLRVEHEGTLQDYEKLASKYQEALRTLAALQDSVDEARLRGPASVPSSRPVSFLANAAGNGPTAEDGKMSSSMTLSAELSMAEVGNTSIVDDDTEVGAEQSPERCPSATSMHQEQHVPEAVLVQELKALKLLYNEKEERVGKLEQVYAELQEEHQDTLDYVEELKSEVTKAQMNRPSSPSLHMIRRKSSQAVLANDRSNRAFASLRNLGLDTFEEDSDALQSFELNLNTIMSELHIRSERVQDLEMEVQTVRKEMEGKMTLISGLTKERSSLKASSPLDISIVASMQEQMRQNEEHIKELKESHTQREHHLQEQIESLKASVRPIDSSEEVLSPRQIPDAPSSLNGVGVSEDATTRHSELTSLTEEAAHWQSKHLEAIEVTRVSEQRHLETVRELESAKQRLEVDHALRLSEIEQTRGAEAEIALQQERSKHAELIAALQAEVDEHKSTAINNAARLAELEESHASIIQQIEEDSEARALTEKELDTHRSLVANLERQIEEHKSAIEYHEQGMNSIQESHAAELEKLRLELSTHQESATSLEADLVKAKSEMTMLLEGVSAALGEETDVSTIVSHIESLVAERKSIATRLDEAVSDLESARKELTEATKTISTLKGNLKEFEVINAETLKELERVSEKENKSARLVQELEDQLNQNWDQHEAANNRLSALQTERSRELQDAMTHGDELEKEVQESRIKIALLESQLVDAKRNSARGSLDPRDDLQRSNSNNSTARKSTAHTSLPSPPPAIPLPPLPPGSPPPQAAAPSPPTSRHQSKDIAHAQLVEDQEARIRTIEKHLFAEKQLTATLEDALTDLEASSTKTKTDLDQFRKKCASLEEELNVMRKERSQARHSLQAVEEERNARLRVEAERAHLEARMAALNNAQKKSKKKGTLNCF